In one window of Thermus aquaticus DNA:
- a CDS encoding alpha/beta fold hydrolase, whose translation MREEIGYIPVGEAELYVEDVGDPHAPALLVLHGGPGGNAYALREGLGEYLEGFRAIYFDQRGSGRSLELPEDPRLFTIDALVEDTLLLAEALGLERFALLGHGFGALVALEVLRRYPGVEGAILLGPWVSFPWLAQRLAEAAGLTPEGDPEANLRAALERAEPKALFDRLMFPSPRGRLEYEWVVEGSGVVGPDAPARAFLRNGLWRLDYTPYLTPSRRPVAIVVGEKDGTSYPYAEEVAERLKAPIHVVPEAGHFPWIDQPEAFGQAFLEALAALRVLH comes from the coding sequence ATGCGGGAAGAAATCGGCTACATCCCCGTAGGGGAGGCAGAGCTTTACGTGGAGGACGTGGGGGACCCCCACGCTCCCGCCCTTTTGGTCCTCCACGGCGGCCCCGGGGGCAACGCCTATGCCCTGCGGGAGGGCCTCGGGGAGTACCTGGAGGGCTTCCGCGCCATCTACTTTGACCAGCGGGGCTCGGGGCGTAGCCTGGAGCTTCCCGAAGACCCCAGGCTCTTCACCATAGACGCCCTGGTGGAGGACACCCTCCTCCTGGCCGAGGCCCTGGGCCTGGAGCGCTTCGCCCTTTTGGGGCACGGCTTTGGGGCCTTGGTGGCCCTGGAGGTCCTCCGCCGCTACCCGGGGGTGGAGGGGGCCATCCTCCTCGGGCCCTGGGTCAGCTTTCCCTGGCTTGCCCAGAGGCTCGCCGAGGCCGCCGGGCTCACCCCGGAGGGGGACCCGGAGGCCAACCTGCGGGCCGCCCTGGAACGGGCCGAGCCCAAGGCCCTCTTTGACCGCCTCATGTTCCCAAGCCCCAGGGGCCGCCTGGAGTACGAGTGGGTGGTGGAGGGCTCTGGGGTCGTAGGCCCCGACGCCCCGGCCCGAGCCTTTCTGAGGAATGGCCTTTGGCGCCTGGACTACACCCCCTACCTCACCCCAAGCCGGAGGCCGGTGGCCATCGTGGTGGGGGAAAAGGACGGCACCAGCTACCCCTACGCCGAAGAGGTGGCCGAGCGCCTCAAAGCCCCCATCCACGTGGTGCCCGAGGCGGGGCACTTCCCCTGGATTGACCAGCCGGAGGCCTTCGGCCAGGCCTTCCTCGAGGCCCTGGCCGCCTTGCGGGTGCTACACTAG
- a CDS encoding fuculose-1-phosphate aldolase, which produces MLAKVFSAFRQVGEDLFHQGLISATAGNFSVRTKEGFLITRSGVQKAHLTPEDLVEVPLEGPIPQGASVESVIHREVYRKTPARAIVHAHPRVAVALSLHLRSLVPLDLEGQFYLKEVPVLSPKTVSATEEAARAVAEALGAHRACLLRGHGAFTWSGKEKPEEALLEAYSLMTTLEESAEILFYHRLWEKG; this is translated from the coding sequence AGGTTTTTTCCGCCTTCCGCCAGGTGGGGGAGGACCTCTTTCACCAGGGGCTCATCTCGGCCACGGCGGGCAACTTCTCCGTGCGCACCAAGGAGGGCTTTCTCATCACCCGAAGCGGGGTGCAGAAGGCCCACCTCACCCCCGAGGACCTGGTGGAGGTGCCCCTAGAGGGCCCCATCCCCCAAGGGGCCAGCGTGGAGAGCGTCATCCACCGGGAGGTCTACCGCAAGACCCCGGCCCGGGCCATCGTCCACGCCCATCCCCGGGTGGCGGTGGCCCTCTCCCTTCACCTCAGGAGCCTGGTTCCCCTGGACCTCGAGGGCCAGTTCTACCTGAAGGAGGTGCCCGTTCTTAGCCCCAAGACGGTCTCCGCCACCGAGGAGGCCGCCAGGGCCGTGGCCGAGGCTTTGGGGGCCCACCGGGCCTGCCTCTTGAGGGGCCACGGGGCCTTCACCTGGAGCGGGAAGGAAAAGCCCGAGGAGGCCCTCCTCGAGGCCTACAGCCTCATGACCACCCTGGAGGAGAGCGCCGAGATCCTCTTCTACCACCGCCTTTGGGAGAAGGGATGA